The following proteins are co-located in the Solanum pennellii chromosome 8, SPENNV200 genome:
- the LOC107029093 gene encoding uncharacterized protein LOC107029093 isoform X1 has product MASKKIIAICQSGGEFVTNNEDGSLTYVGGEAYALDLDNQTLLNDFKLEVAENFECGTDGMTIKYFLPGNKKTLITISKDKDLKRMINFFKDSEQVEVFIIAEESVALSTPNVSASRSSRTNISEPEHIPVIPMDMIHPDDLFQAPVEISTPGVYLSGNDEKHRKAAMQWENAITGVGQRFNSFSEFREALHKYSIAHGFTYKYKKNESRRVTAKCKSEGCAWSIYASKLPTTELICIKTMNPKHTCDGAAVKAGYRSTRGWMGNIIKEKLKVAPNYKPKDIANDIEREYGIQLNYSQARRAKEKAREQLQGSYREAYSQLPLLCEKIKETNPGSVAIVYAKDDSSFHRLFISFHASIAGFRQGCRPLLFLDSTLLYAKYQGTLLGAVGVDGNDGVFPLAFAVVDEETNDNWHWFLSELKSTVLMSCPITFVCDFQRGIRESLHEIFSEECHHGYCLRYLAEKLNNDLQGQFSHEARRLMIQDLYTAACAPTLESFERCAENIRAISPDAYDWVTRSEPDHWANALFGGARYGHLTSNFGQPFYDWVMEVNELPITQMVDVLRGKIMELIYTRRVESSQWATRLTPLMEEKLQSETSKAGSLHVLPSHGSTFEVRGESVDVVDIDQWDCSCKSWQLNGMPCCHAIAVFECIGRSPYDYCSRYFTTESYQVTYVESINPVPNLENPANGQVDAAVLITPPPSKRPPGRPKMKKVDAFDIVKRQMQCSKCKGLGHNKKTCGKVNKFEASDPLLLTGLETEDIEGTE; this is encoded by the exons ATGGcctccaaaaaaataattgctATATGTCAATCTGGTGGGGAGTTTGTTACCAACAATGAAGATGGATCTTTGACATATGTTGGTGGGGAGGCATATGCACTAGACCTTGACAACCAGACACTTCTGAATGATTTTAAGCTAGAAGTAGCGGAAAACTTTGAGTGTGGCACTGATGGAATGACCATCAAGTATTTTCTCCCTGGGAATAAGAAGACACTCATCACAATATCTAAAGATAAGGACCTCAAGCGTATGATCAACTTCTTTAAGGATTCTGAACAAGTAGAGGTGTTTATAATTGCAGAAGAAAGTGTTGCTCTAAGTACTCCGAATGTGTCTGCCAGTAG GTCGAGCAGGACCAACATATCCGAGCCTGAACATATTCCCGTTATACCAATGGATATGATCCATCCTGATGATCTGTTTCAAGCACCCGTTGAAATTAGCACCCCAGGTGTTTATCTGAGTGGCAATGATGAGAAGCATCGCAAAGCAGCTATGCAGTGGGAGAATGCCATAACTGGCGTGGGCCAAAGATTTAACAGCTTTTCTGAGTTCCGTGAAGCTCTGCATAAGTACTCTATTGCCCATGGATTCACTtataaatacaagaaaaatgaaagtCGCAGGGTAACTGCTAAATGCAAGTCAGAAGGTTGTGCTTGGTCAATATATGCATCAAAGTTGCCTACCACCGAGCTAATATGTATTAAGACGATGAACCCGAAGCATACATGTGATGGAGCTGCAGTAAAAGCTGGGTACCGGTCCACAAGGGGATGGATGGGAAATATAATAAAGGAAAAGTTGAAGGTTGCTCCCAATTACAAACCTAAGGATATTGCAAATGATATTGAGCGTGAATATGGCATTCAGTTGAACTACTCTCAGGCAAGACGTGCGAAAGAGAAGGCAAGGGAGCAGCTTCAAGGTTCTTACAGAGAGGCATACAGTCAGTTACCTTTACTATgtgagaaaattaaagaaactaATCCAGGTAGTGTTGCTATAGTTTACGCAAAGGATGACTCAAGCTTCCATCGTTTATTTATCTCATTTCATGCCTCAATAGCTGGTTTTCGACAAGGTTGTCGTCCTCTTCTGTTCCTTGACAGCACTCTTCTCTATGCAAAATATCAAGGAACACTATTGGGCGCCGTAGGTGTGGATGGGAATGATGGTGTCTTTCCTTTAGCCTTTGCGGTTGTAGACGAGGAGACGAATGACAACTGGCATTGGTTTCTTTCGGAACTTAAATCTACTGTCCTGATGTCTTGTCCAATAACATTTGTTTGTGATTTCCAAAGGGGCATAAGAGAGTCATTGCATGAGATATTTAGTGAAGAGTGTCACCATGGTTATTGCCTGCGCTATCTTGCagaaaaattgaataatgatttgcAAGGACAGTTTTCTCACGAAGCTAGACGTCTTATGATCCAAGATTTATATACTGCTGCTTGTGCCCCAACACTTGAGAGTTTTGAACGTTGTGCTGAGAATATAAGAGCAATCTCACCTGACGCATACGATTGGGTCACTCGAAGTGAGCCCGATCATTGGGCGAATGCCCTTTTTGGTGGGGCAAGGTATGGCCACTTGACATCAAACTTTGGACAGCCTTTTTATGATTGGGTGATGGAGGTGAATGAGCTGCCGATAACTCAAATGGTTGATGTATTACGTGGGAAGATAATGGAATTGATCTATACTAGGCGTGTTGAGTCCAGTCAGTGGGCTACGAGATTGACACCGTTGATGGAAGAAAAACTTCAGAGTGAAACCTCAAAAGCAGGGTCACTTCATGTGTTACCCTCGCATGGAAGTACATTTGAAGTTCGTGGTGAGTCTGTTGACGTAGTTGATATTGATCAATGGGATTGTAGTTGCAAAAGTTGGCAATTGAATGGGATGCCTTGCTGCCATGCTATTGCTGTTTTTGAATGCATAGGAAGGAGTCCATATGATTATTGTTCCAGATACTTCACAACAGAGAGTTACCAGGTAACATACGTTGAATCAATTAACCCCGTTCCTAATCTGGAAAATCCAGCAAACGGTCAAGTTGATGCAGCTGTTCTTATTACTCCCCCACCAAGCAAACGTCCACCTGGCCGACCTAAGATGAAAAAGGTCGATGCTTTTGACATTGTTAAACGGCAGATGCAGTGTAGCAAGTGTAAGGGCCTAGGTCACAATAAGAAGACATGTGG GAAGGTAAATAAGTTCGAGGCATCAGATCCTCTACTCCTCACGGGCTTGGAAACTGAAGACATCGAAGGCACAGAGTGA
- the LOC107029093 gene encoding uncharacterized protein LOC107029093 isoform X2 — MDMIHPDDLFQAPVEISTPGVYLSGNDEKHRKAAMQWENAITGVGQRFNSFSEFREALHKYSIAHGFTYKYKKNESRRVTAKCKSEGCAWSIYASKLPTTELICIKTMNPKHTCDGAAVKAGYRSTRGWMGNIIKEKLKVAPNYKPKDIANDIEREYGIQLNYSQARRAKEKAREQLQGSYREAYSQLPLLCEKIKETNPGSVAIVYAKDDSSFHRLFISFHASIAGFRQGCRPLLFLDSTLLYAKYQGTLLGAVGVDGNDGVFPLAFAVVDEETNDNWHWFLSELKSTVLMSCPITFVCDFQRGIRESLHEIFSEECHHGYCLRYLAEKLNNDLQGQFSHEARRLMIQDLYTAACAPTLESFERCAENIRAISPDAYDWVTRSEPDHWANALFGGARYGHLTSNFGQPFYDWVMEVNELPITQMVDVLRGKIMELIYTRRVESSQWATRLTPLMEEKLQSETSKAGSLHVLPSHGSTFEVRGESVDVVDIDQWDCSCKSWQLNGMPCCHAIAVFECIGRSPYDYCSRYFTTESYQVTYVESINPVPNLENPANGQVDAAVLITPPPSKRPPGRPKMKKVDAFDIVKRQMQCSKCKGLGHNKKTCGKVNKFEASDPLLLTGLETEDIEGTE, encoded by the exons ATGGATATGATCCATCCTGATGATCTGTTTCAAGCACCCGTTGAAATTAGCACCCCAGGTGTTTATCTGAGTGGCAATGATGAGAAGCATCGCAAAGCAGCTATGCAGTGGGAGAATGCCATAACTGGCGTGGGCCAAAGATTTAACAGCTTTTCTGAGTTCCGTGAAGCTCTGCATAAGTACTCTATTGCCCATGGATTCACTtataaatacaagaaaaatgaaagtCGCAGGGTAACTGCTAAATGCAAGTCAGAAGGTTGTGCTTGGTCAATATATGCATCAAAGTTGCCTACCACCGAGCTAATATGTATTAAGACGATGAACCCGAAGCATACATGTGATGGAGCTGCAGTAAAAGCTGGGTACCGGTCCACAAGGGGATGGATGGGAAATATAATAAAGGAAAAGTTGAAGGTTGCTCCCAATTACAAACCTAAGGATATTGCAAATGATATTGAGCGTGAATATGGCATTCAGTTGAACTACTCTCAGGCAAGACGTGCGAAAGAGAAGGCAAGGGAGCAGCTTCAAGGTTCTTACAGAGAGGCATACAGTCAGTTACCTTTACTATgtgagaaaattaaagaaactaATCCAGGTAGTGTTGCTATAGTTTACGCAAAGGATGACTCAAGCTTCCATCGTTTATTTATCTCATTTCATGCCTCAATAGCTGGTTTTCGACAAGGTTGTCGTCCTCTTCTGTTCCTTGACAGCACTCTTCTCTATGCAAAATATCAAGGAACACTATTGGGCGCCGTAGGTGTGGATGGGAATGATGGTGTCTTTCCTTTAGCCTTTGCGGTTGTAGACGAGGAGACGAATGACAACTGGCATTGGTTTCTTTCGGAACTTAAATCTACTGTCCTGATGTCTTGTCCAATAACATTTGTTTGTGATTTCCAAAGGGGCATAAGAGAGTCATTGCATGAGATATTTAGTGAAGAGTGTCACCATGGTTATTGCCTGCGCTATCTTGCagaaaaattgaataatgatttgcAAGGACAGTTTTCTCACGAAGCTAGACGTCTTATGATCCAAGATTTATATACTGCTGCTTGTGCCCCAACACTTGAGAGTTTTGAACGTTGTGCTGAGAATATAAGAGCAATCTCACCTGACGCATACGATTGGGTCACTCGAAGTGAGCCCGATCATTGGGCGAATGCCCTTTTTGGTGGGGCAAGGTATGGCCACTTGACATCAAACTTTGGACAGCCTTTTTATGATTGGGTGATGGAGGTGAATGAGCTGCCGATAACTCAAATGGTTGATGTATTACGTGGGAAGATAATGGAATTGATCTATACTAGGCGTGTTGAGTCCAGTCAGTGGGCTACGAGATTGACACCGTTGATGGAAGAAAAACTTCAGAGTGAAACCTCAAAAGCAGGGTCACTTCATGTGTTACCCTCGCATGGAAGTACATTTGAAGTTCGTGGTGAGTCTGTTGACGTAGTTGATATTGATCAATGGGATTGTAGTTGCAAAAGTTGGCAATTGAATGGGATGCCTTGCTGCCATGCTATTGCTGTTTTTGAATGCATAGGAAGGAGTCCATATGATTATTGTTCCAGATACTTCACAACAGAGAGTTACCAGGTAACATACGTTGAATCAATTAACCCCGTTCCTAATCTGGAAAATCCAGCAAACGGTCAAGTTGATGCAGCTGTTCTTATTACTCCCCCACCAAGCAAACGTCCACCTGGCCGACCTAAGATGAAAAAGGTCGATGCTTTTGACATTGTTAAACGGCAGATGCAGTGTAGCAAGTGTAAGGGCCTAGGTCACAATAAGAAGACATGTGG GAAGGTAAATAAGTTCGAGGCATCAGATCCTCTACTCCTCACGGGCTTGGAAACTGAAGACATCGAAGGCACAGAGTGA